The following are encoded together in the bacterium genome:
- a CDS encoding histidine triad nucleotide-binding protein, with amino-acid sequence MSNDTIFHKIIRKEIPTEIIFEDDQVIVIKDISPQAPIHLLGIPKESIASMREARPENSNVLGQLLIRLSEIATKLGLNDRGYRLVINSGPDAQQTVFQLHVHLLAGREFTWPPG; translated from the coding sequence ATGAGTAATGACACTATTTTTCATAAAATTATTCGCAAGGAAATCCCCACTGAAATTATCTTTGAAGATGACCAAGTGATTGTGATTAAGGATATTAGTCCACAAGCACCGATTCATTTACTGGGTATCCCTAAGGAAAGTATTGCCTCTATGCGTGAAGCCAGGCCAGAAAACTCCAATGTCCTCGGGCAGTTACTGATCAGGCTGAGTGAAATAGCAACTAAGCTTGGGTTGAATGACCGCGGCTATCGGCTTGTGATAAACTCTGGACCGGATGCGCAGCAAACTGTCTTTCAGTTGCATGTCCACTTGCTAGCCGGCAGGGAATTCACTTGGCCTCCGGGATAA
- a CDS encoding response regulator: protein MNLKALIIDDDPVVHDILGALLEARSWVVDSSYNLASGNKSVSDSATSPYALIFIDNQLPDGLGKDRIKSLALEVAGLGTKVVFLSANSIQELEEMGGVDGAAAVLEKPFTPSSLTIVLNSLGFS from the coding sequence ATGAATTTAAAGGCACTGATCATTGACGATGATCCAGTTGTGCACGATATTTTGGGCGCATTACTGGAGGCGCGTTCATGGGTTGTTGACTCAAGCTATAATTTAGCTAGCGGGAACAAAAGCGTTTCAGACTCTGCAACCTCCCCCTACGCACTAATTTTCATTGATAATCAACTTCCGGATGGCCTTGGAAAGGATCGGATTAAGAGCTTAGCGCTAGAAGTTGCTGGGCTTGGTACAAAAGTTGTTTTTCTTTCTGCTAATTCTATCCAGGAACTGGAAGAGATGGGAGGCGTTGATGGTGCAGCAGCAGTGCTCGAGAAGCCTTTTACACCAAGCTCGCTTACGATAGTGCTTAATTCTCTGGGATTTAGTTAA